One stretch of Thermodesulfobacteriota bacterium DNA includes these proteins:
- a CDS encoding FecR family protein gives APAAAAAAAAAPPAAGTAEGDRLAQVFFKEVTPPTDLLPAGVRLAPGFEPGSGEPIGAVEMTVGRAWIVHLGANVAYDAGRERPLFAGDTLVTGEKAQLKARLNDRSSFAMAGHTKMVLDKAVYDPDQDRRTSVLQVLFGRARFLVNRLKGGYDQDFEVRTPTAICGVRGSDFAIAVLPEDAATAQEEGWRQWLAELLSVRSAHALVGGALVTTVLTGTNTTVGFSGLVGGMQTLGSGMLSTAAMGGAATGGLGVSAGVMGGALNGIGAGLGAATAMPPALE, from the coding sequence GGCACCAGCGGCTGCGGCGGCGGCGGCGGCGGCGCCACCGGCTGCCGGCACCGCCGAGGGCGACCGACTGGCGCAGGTCTTCTTCAAAGAGGTGACCCCGCCCACCGACCTCCTGCCTGCCGGCGTCCGCCTGGCACCGGGCTTCGAGCCGGGCAGCGGCGAGCCCATCGGCGCCGTGGAGATGACCGTCGGCCGGGCCTGGATCGTCCACCTCGGGGCCAACGTGGCCTACGATGCCGGCCGGGAGCGGCCGCTTTTTGCCGGCGACACCCTGGTCACCGGGGAGAAGGCCCAGCTCAAGGCCCGGCTCAACGACAGGAGCTCCTTTGCCATGGCCGGCCATACCAAGATGGTCCTGGACAAGGCGGTCTACGATCCGGACCAGGATCGGCGGACCTCGGTGCTCCAGGTGCTCTTCGGCCGGGCCCGCTTCCTGGTCAACCGGCTCAAGGGCGGCTATGACCAGGACTTCGAGGTCCGGACCCCCACCGCCATCTGCGGGGTGCGCGGCTCCGACTTCGCCATCGCCGTGCTGCCGGAAGACGCGGCCACGGCCCAGGAGGAGGGCTGGCGGCAGTGGCTGGCCGAGCTTCTCTCGGTCAGGAGCGCCCATGCCCTGGTCGGGGGGGCGCTGGTCACCACGGTTCTTACCGGCACCAACACCACGGTCGGCTTCTCGGGCCTGGTGGGCGGGATGCAGACCCTGGGCTCCGGCATGCTCAGCACCGCCGCCATGGGCGGGGCCGCCACCGGCGGCCTCGGCGTGTCGGCCGGTGTGATGGGCGGCGCCCTGAACGGCATCGGCGCCGGCCTCGGGGCCGCCACCGCCATGCCGCCGGCACTGGAGTAG
- a CDS encoding serine/threonine-protein kinase, whose translation MSALPGRLRRSLAVYAVGVAFTLLAATVALVEPGFLRAVETGLLDLRFTARGPLAGERSVAIVAIDDASLSRLGKWPWKRTLFAQLIEILGRSGARVIAFDIFFQPDDRDSLADDTKALARAIDRAGNVILPVYFNLSRQEASGVTAPEPAALAFPVVRNLEALEQAGLVNGFDLAVNEPALQSAAAGAGHINLVPDPDGVTRQEILALRHAGLYIPSFSLQVARRLLADRQDRLELVGGQGVLVGDRSVAVEPLALGEARLWGTRVINWRGDYRSFDYFSAADVLAERFPTAAFQRKIVLVGATSPGLYDAIATPFSPLFPGVEKNANAIDNILRDDFIRRPASADLLSVLFCLGLGLTLTLLLPQLAMLAQGVVILAAFGLVAATGQVLFTRSLLWLPLAAPLATVALVSLAMLLALFLKTRQEHAEVVEERFETIVELGLAYQQKGLLELAYQHFAKLPLNDDSCRLLYNLAVELQRKRKSDLAITILKKLYAANRAYEDVAARLKELGIEVLAPAAAPDRQGTVTFVTRQASAEETSILKPGQTLGRYEVQRLLGRGNMGAVYLAQDPTIDRPVAIKTFHLTRFAEAEDLAELKRTFVREAQMAGRLNHPNIVTIFDAGEDWDLSFIAMEVLEGVELKTYCQPNRLLPLPRVLEIVRTIALALDYAHSHGVVHRDVKPANIMVLPSGQLKLTDFGIALVRGEMARIAGTPSYMAPEQLSDGPVDGRTDLYALGVVLFELLSGRKPFAASDFTQLRRQILTQPPPRIASLVPELPPALDEVVARLLAKAPDDRFSGGWELDEALSRVTAASATMAPAGTRTTAAVAGAPEAADATMVLAGAAGQERPPASPEATVVLDEKR comes from the coding sequence ATGTCCGCCCTCCCCGGACGCCTGCGGCGCAGCCTGGCGGTCTACGCCGTCGGCGTCGCCTTCACGCTGCTGGCGGCCACCGTGGCCCTGGTGGAGCCCGGCTTCTTGCGGGCGGTGGAGACGGGTCTTCTCGACCTGCGCTTCACCGCCCGCGGCCCCCTTGCCGGCGAGCGCTCGGTGGCCATCGTCGCCATCGACGACGCCAGCTTGAGCCGCCTGGGCAAGTGGCCGTGGAAGCGAACCCTTTTTGCCCAGCTCATCGAGATCCTCGGTCGCTCCGGCGCCCGGGTCATCGCCTTCGATATCTTCTTCCAGCCCGACGACCGGGATTCCCTGGCCGACGACACCAAGGCCCTGGCCCGCGCCATCGACCGGGCCGGCAACGTCATCCTGCCGGTCTACTTCAACCTGAGCCGGCAGGAGGCCAGTGGCGTCACCGCTCCGGAGCCGGCCGCCCTCGCCTTTCCGGTGGTGCGCAACCTGGAGGCCCTGGAGCAGGCCGGCCTGGTGAACGGCTTCGACCTGGCGGTGAACGAGCCGGCACTCCAGTCCGCAGCCGCCGGCGCCGGCCACATCAACCTGGTGCCTGATCCGGACGGGGTCACCCGGCAGGAGATTCTGGCGCTCCGTCACGCCGGCCTGTACATCCCCTCCTTCTCCCTGCAGGTGGCCAGACGCCTCCTGGCTGACCGCCAGGACCGCCTGGAGCTGGTGGGCGGCCAGGGGGTGCTGGTGGGCGACCGGTCGGTGGCCGTGGAGCCTTTGGCCCTGGGCGAGGCCCGGCTGTGGGGCACCCGGGTCATCAACTGGCGGGGCGACTACCGCAGCTTCGACTACTTCTCCGCGGCTGACGTCCTGGCCGAGCGCTTTCCCACCGCCGCCTTCCAGCGCAAGATCGTCCTGGTGGGAGCCACCTCCCCCGGCCTCTACGACGCCATTGCCACGCCGTTCTCACCCCTCTTCCCGGGGGTGGAGAAGAACGCCAACGCCATCGACAACATCCTCCGGGACGACTTCATCCGCCGGCCGGCGTCGGCGGATCTGCTTTCCGTGCTCTTCTGTCTCGGCCTGGGCCTGACCCTGACCCTGCTCCTGCCGCAGCTCGCCATGCTGGCCCAGGGGGTGGTGATCCTCGCCGCCTTCGGCCTGGTGGCGGCCACCGGCCAGGTGCTCTTCACCCGCAGCCTCCTCTGGCTGCCCCTGGCCGCGCCCCTGGCCACGGTGGCTCTGGTCTCCCTGGCCATGCTCCTGGCCCTGTTCCTCAAGACCCGCCAGGAGCATGCCGAGGTGGTGGAGGAGCGGTTCGAGACCATTGTCGAGCTGGGCCTGGCCTACCAGCAGAAAGGCCTCCTGGAGCTGGCCTACCAGCACTTCGCCAAGCTGCCCCTAAACGACGATTCCTGCCGCCTCCTGTACAACCTGGCCGTGGAGCTGCAGCGCAAGCGCAAGAGCGACCTGGCCATCACCATCCTCAAGAAGCTCTACGCCGCCAACCGGGCCTACGAGGACGTGGCAGCCCGCCTCAAGGAGCTGGGCATCGAGGTGCTGGCGCCGGCCGCCGCCCCGGACCGGCAGGGCACGGTCACCTTCGTGACGCGGCAGGCCAGCGCCGAGGAGACCAGCATCCTGAAGCCCGGCCAGACCCTGGGCCGCTACGAGGTGCAGCGCCTCCTGGGCCGGGGCAACATGGGTGCGGTCTACCTGGCCCAGGACCCTACCATCGACCGGCCGGTGGCCATCAAGACCTTCCACCTCACCCGCTTCGCCGAGGCCGAGGATCTGGCCGAGCTCAAGCGCACCTTCGTGCGGGAGGCCCAGATGGCGGGCCGTCTCAACCACCCCAATATCGTCACCATCTTCGATGCCGGCGAGGACTGGGACCTGTCCTTTATCGCCATGGAGGTGCTGGAGGGGGTGGAGCTCAAGACGTACTGCCAGCCGAACCGACTCCTGCCCCTGCCCCGGGTGCTGGAGATCGTGCGCACCATCGCCCTGGCCCTGGACTATGCCCACAGCCACGGGGTGGTGCACCGGGACGTCAAGCCCGCCAACATCATGGTCCTGCCCAGCGGCCAGCTCAAGCTCACCGATTTCGGCATCGCTCTGGTGCGGGGGGAGATGGCGCGCATCGCCGGCACCCCCAGCTACATGGCGCCCGAGCAGCTGTCCGACGGGCCGGTGGATGGCCGGACCGATCTGTATGCCCTGGGGGTGGTGCTCTTCGAGCTGTTGTCCGGCCGGAAGCCCTTCGCGGCCAGCGACTTTACCCAGCTCCGCCGCCAGATCCTCACCCAGCCGCCACCCCGCATCGCCTCCCTGGTGCCGGAGCTGCCACCCGCCCTGGACGAGGTGGTGGCACGCCTGCTGGCCAAGGCTCCGGACGACCGTTTTTCGGGCGGCTGGGAGCTGGACGAGGCCTTGTCCCGGGTGACAGCGGCCTCGGCCACGATGGCACCCGCCGGCACCAGGACCACGGCTGCGGTCGCCGGCGCCCCGGAGGCCGCGGACGCCACCATGGTCCTGGCCGGTGCCGCGGGCCAGGAGCGCCCGCCGGCCAGCCCCGAGGCCACGGTGGTCCTGGATGAAAAGCGGTAG
- a CDS encoding transglutaminase domain-containing protein translates to MKSGRAGLPVLLLALGLLACGCGLPQPQPVAPAPPDAAFLVGGAQSRPTADLEALVRDLAPGAPAEERLAALLRRVTEIFAFDPWQNEAQLGATATELAGRRFLGGCGAYALVELGLIRAMGLPARLVLTADADWIVRYREAGLSMPSGHAFIEVWSQGRWLLLDPTFFILFDGHRPDRPFYPRRQVFVARGLDFWDLGLQDTALLLDLYEAASRVAPLPWQDPELSAIFTLAIDPPAILTAAAQRFLEERRFPEAEERLAKALRQDPAYRPALVLRGRLAFLRQDYAAALDDFEAVVTAAPREPDGYVWRAHAQDSLGRRDLMCRDLAQACLLGSCQGQTWAKAGRLCP, encoded by the coding sequence ATGAAAAGCGGTAGGGCCGGGCTGCCGGTCCTGCTCCTGGCCCTGGGTCTCTTGGCCTGCGGCTGCGGCCTGCCGCAGCCGCAGCCAGTCGCGCCTGCGCCCCCGGATGCCGCCTTTCTGGTGGGGGGCGCCCAAAGCCGGCCCACCGCCGACCTTGAAGCCCTGGTCCGGGATCTGGCTCCCGGTGCCCCTGCCGAGGAGCGGCTGGCCGCCCTGCTCCGGCGGGTCACCGAGATCTTCGCCTTCGATCCCTGGCAAAACGAGGCCCAGCTCGGCGCCACCGCCACAGAGCTGGCCGGCCGCCGTTTCCTCGGGGGCTGCGGTGCGTACGCCCTGGTGGAGCTGGGCCTCATCCGGGCCATGGGCCTGCCGGCCCGCCTGGTGCTCACCGCCGACGCCGACTGGATCGTCCGCTACCGGGAGGCGGGGCTGAGCATGCCCTCCGGCCATGCCTTCATCGAGGTCTGGAGCCAGGGCCGGTGGCTCTTGCTGGACCCCACCTTCTTCATCCTTTTCGACGGCCACCGGCCGGACCGTCCGTTCTACCCCCGGCGCCAGGTCTTCGTGGCTCGGGGCCTGGACTTCTGGGACCTGGGCCTCCAGGACACCGCCCTCCTCCTGGACCTCTACGAGGCGGCCAGCCGCGTCGCGCCTCTCCCCTGGCAGGATCCTGAGCTTTCGGCGATCTTCACCCTGGCCATCGATCCACCCGCCATCCTCACCGCCGCCGCGCAACGGTTCCTGGAGGAGAGGCGCTTCCCCGAGGCGGAAGAGCGCCTGGCCAAGGCCCTCCGCCAGGACCCCGCCTACCGGCCGGCCCTGGTGCTCCGGGGCCGGCTGGCCTTTCTGCGCCAGGACTATGCTGCCGCCCTGGACGACTTCGAGGCGGTGGTGACCGCAGCCCCCCGGGAGCCGGACGGCTATGTGTGGCGAGCCCATGCCCAGGACAGCCTGGGCCGCCGGGACCTCATGTGCCGGGACCTGGCCCAGGCCTGCCTGCTCGGCAGCTGCCAGGGCCAGACCTGGGCCAAGGCCGGCCGGCTGTGCCCGTGA